One genomic window of Streptomyces sp. NBC_00237 includes the following:
- a CDS encoding DUF6421 family protein: protein MTQILVQDIAGGGIAESSRVADHPAWGVLKAAVEEIRPWQSPDGSIDLDADGAPARTAVDAVLARVIAGVEELAPLLEHDAAYHRALVADLRAWADSAYDVPDFLDSLLAFQPAQSRADGLQHLVVFPMYTQNGNPDRNLEAVVLRMVWPEWLAELERTRYDNPLFCGITFEDFTSGYDTNSAVLFPETIAVRQAPERFTWGGIFCDREAARFRAVTEAAVGILGLELPEDIAAMVTDQDRCQQAFVLWDMVHDRTHSHGDLPFDPFMIKQRQPFWMYGLEELRCDLTAFKEAVKLEADGVSQGRDVQYAVLFDRMFRFPVTGERVRNYDGLGGQLLFAYLHKHDVVRWTDNTLTIDWERAPQVTNQLCGEIEDLYRAGIDRPKLVHWFAAYDLVSTYLAPHPGSRWAKGPDALDLSLPPRKLVDDVLPDEFPLSMFYEALSKKLKSVIASTKGITAAGAERVAA from the coding sequence ATGACGCAAATTCTGGTGCAGGACATTGCTGGTGGGGGCATAGCGGAGTCCTCGCGAGTGGCCGACCACCCGGCCTGGGGGGTGCTCAAGGCCGCGGTCGAGGAGATCCGCCCCTGGCAGAGCCCCGACGGGTCGATCGACCTGGACGCCGACGGAGCCCCGGCCCGCACGGCCGTGGACGCCGTACTGGCACGGGTGATCGCCGGGGTCGAGGAGCTCGCCCCGCTGCTGGAGCACGACGCCGCCTACCACCGCGCCCTCGTCGCGGACCTGCGCGCCTGGGCGGACTCCGCGTACGACGTGCCGGACTTCCTGGACTCGCTGCTGGCCTTCCAGCCCGCACAGTCGCGCGCCGACGGCCTGCAGCACCTCGTCGTCTTCCCGATGTACACCCAGAACGGCAACCCCGACCGCAACCTCGAAGCGGTCGTGCTGCGCATGGTGTGGCCCGAGTGGCTGGCGGAGCTGGAGCGCACCCGCTACGACAACCCGCTGTTCTGCGGCATCACCTTCGAGGACTTCACCTCGGGCTACGACACCAACTCCGCGGTGCTCTTCCCCGAGACGATCGCCGTGCGCCAGGCGCCGGAACGATTCACCTGGGGCGGTATCTTCTGCGACCGCGAGGCGGCCCGCTTCCGCGCGGTCACCGAGGCCGCCGTCGGCATCCTGGGCCTCGAACTGCCCGAGGACATCGCGGCGATGGTCACCGACCAGGACCGCTGCCAGCAGGCGTTCGTGCTGTGGGACATGGTCCACGACCGCACCCACAGCCACGGCGACCTGCCGTTCGACCCCTTCATGATCAAGCAGCGGCAGCCGTTCTGGATGTACGGCCTCGAAGAGCTGCGCTGCGACCTCACCGCCTTCAAGGAGGCCGTGAAGCTGGAGGCCGACGGCGTCTCCCAGGGCCGAGACGTGCAGTACGCGGTGCTCTTCGACCGCATGTTCCGCTTCCCGGTCACCGGCGAGCGGGTCCGCAACTACGACGGACTCGGCGGCCAGCTCCTCTTCGCGTACCTGCACAAGCACGACGTGGTGCGCTGGACCGACAACACCCTCACGATCGACTGGGAGCGGGCCCCGCAGGTCACCAACCAGCTCTGCGGCGAGATCGAGGACCTGTACCGCGCGGGCATCGACCGCCCGAAGCTGGTGCACTGGTTCGCCGCGTACGACCTGGTCTCGACGTATCTCGCCCCGCACCCCGGCTCCCGCTGGGCCAAGGGCCCGGACGCCCTGGACCTGTCGCTGCCGCCGCGGAAACTGGTCGACGACGTGCTTCCTGACGAGTTTCCGCTGAGCATGTTCTATGAGGCGCTTTCCAAGAAGCTCAAGTCCGTGATCGCCTCGACCAAGGGGATCACCGCGGCAGGCGCCGAGCGGGTGGCCGCGTGA
- a CDS encoding SDR family NAD(P)-dependent oxidoreductase: MTAQNAPEGPLDGAVIAVAGAAGPAGRATLLRLAEAGATVVGADADVARLAEAVDAARYAHGGATVIGETVDLLDLDATRAWAEKTEKEFGRIDGMVHLVGGWRGSATFAETDLADWDLLEKLLIRTVQHTSLAFQAGLQRSDKGRYLLISAAGASKPTAGNAAYAASKAAAEAWTLALGDAFRKAGGEDGPRTAAAILVIKALVHDAMRAERPNAKFAGFTDVTELADAIAGVWDKPASEVNGQRLWLTPKP, translated from the coding sequence ATGACCGCACAGAACGCACCCGAAGGCCCCCTCGACGGAGCCGTCATCGCCGTCGCGGGAGCGGCGGGACCCGCAGGAAGGGCCACGCTGCTGCGCCTGGCCGAGGCCGGTGCCACGGTCGTCGGCGCCGACGCCGACGTGGCCCGCCTCGCGGAGGCCGTGGACGCCGCCCGGTACGCGCACGGCGGGGCCACCGTCATCGGCGAGACCGTCGACCTCCTCGACCTCGACGCCACCCGCGCCTGGGCGGAGAAGACCGAGAAGGAGTTCGGCCGGATCGACGGCATGGTCCACCTGGTGGGCGGCTGGCGCGGCTCCGCGACCTTCGCGGAGACCGACCTCGCCGACTGGGACCTGCTCGAAAAGCTGCTGATCCGCACCGTCCAGCACACCTCGCTCGCCTTCCAGGCCGGACTCCAGCGCAGTGACAAGGGCCGATACCTGCTGATCAGCGCCGCCGGAGCCTCGAAGCCGACCGCGGGCAACGCCGCGTACGCCGCCTCCAAGGCCGCAGCCGAGGCGTGGACCCTCGCCCTCGGCGACGCCTTCCGCAAGGCGGGGGGCGAGGACGGGCCGCGTACGGCCGCTGCGATCCTGGTGATCAAGGCACTGGTGCACGACGCGATGCGCGCCGAGCGCCCGAATGCGAAGTTCGCGGGCTTCACCGACGTCACGGAGCTGGCCGACGCCATCGCCGGAGTCTGGGACAAGCCCGCCTCGGAAGTGAATGGACAGCGCCTGTGGCTGACCCCCAAGCCGTGA
- a CDS encoding low specificity L-threonine aldolase, with the protein MTTTTTTVTTDAPVDRPRTDARRHHDPALRGFASDNYAGTHPEILAALALANGGHQVAYGEDQYTDHLQQVIRSHFGPTAEAFPVFNGTGANVVCLQALTDRWGAVIAAETAHINVDEGGAPERMGGLKLLTVPTPDGKLTPELIDRQAWGFDDEHRAMPQVVSITQNTELGTLYTPDEIRAICDHAHQHGMKVHLDGARIANAAAALDVPMRAFTNAAGVDMLSYGGTKNGMIFGECVVVLNPDAVRPTAMKRLRKSSMQLASKMRFVSVQLEALLAKDLWLRNARHANAMAQRLAAGVRAVDGVEILYEVQANAVFARLPHEVSERLQKRFRFYFWDEAAGDVRWMCAFDTTEDDVDAFVQALKEEMAR; encoded by the coding sequence GTGACGACGACCACGACGACCGTCACCACGGACGCTCCGGTCGACCGGCCCAGGACGGACGCCCGCCGCCACCACGACCCGGCGCTACGGGGCTTCGCCAGCGACAACTACGCGGGCACCCACCCGGAGATCCTGGCCGCCCTCGCCCTCGCCAACGGCGGCCATCAGGTCGCCTACGGCGAGGACCAGTACACCGACCACCTCCAACAGGTGATCCGCTCCCACTTCGGCCCCACCGCCGAGGCGTTCCCGGTCTTCAACGGCACGGGAGCGAACGTGGTCTGCCTCCAGGCACTCACCGACCGCTGGGGTGCGGTGATCGCCGCCGAGACCGCCCACATCAACGTGGACGAGGGCGGTGCGCCCGAGCGCATGGGCGGCCTCAAGCTGCTCACGGTGCCGACCCCGGACGGCAAGCTCACCCCCGAGCTGATCGACCGGCAGGCATGGGGCTTCGACGACGAGCACCGGGCCATGCCCCAGGTCGTCTCGATCACCCAGAACACCGAGCTGGGCACCCTCTACACACCGGACGAGATACGCGCGATCTGCGACCACGCGCACCAGCACGGCATGAAGGTCCACCTCGACGGGGCGCGCATCGCGAACGCGGCCGCCGCCCTCGACGTGCCCATGCGCGCCTTCACCAACGCGGCGGGCGTCGACATGCTGTCGTACGGCGGCACGAAGAACGGCATGATCTTCGGCGAGTGCGTCGTCGTCCTGAACCCGGACGCGGTGCGCCCGACGGCGATGAAGCGGCTGCGGAAGTCGTCCATGCAGCTCGCCTCGAAGATGCGCTTCGTGTCGGTGCAGCTGGAGGCGCTCCTCGCCAAGGACCTCTGGCTGCGCAACGCCCGGCACGCCAACGCGATGGCCCAGCGCCTCGCCGCCGGTGTGCGCGCCGTCGACGGCGTCGAGATCCTCTACGAGGTGCAGGCGAACGCGGTGTTCGCACGGCTGCCGCACGAGGTGAGCGAACGGCTCCAGAAGCGCTTCAGGTTCTACTTCTGGGACGAGGCGGCGGGAGATGTGCGGTGGATGTGCGCGTTTGACACGACGGAGGATGACGTCGATGCGTTCGTGCAGGCGCTCAAGGAGGAGATGGCCCGGTAG